From Cucumis melo cultivar AY chromosome 3, USDA_Cmelo_AY_1.0, whole genome shotgun sequence:
TTGTAAACTTGAAAGCTCCATTTTAACATTTGTAAGAGTTTTTTTTTGATTCAGGGGTTTGTAATTGTAATGAATTCCAATTGATCGCTGCACTACTACTTTTTAGTTTGAAATTAATAACAATTGATCCACgctttttcaaagaaaaaaacgGTAATGCATATTCAATATTGAGTAAAAATTTGAAGATATATGGGTGCAGGGTGCTTGTTGAAGGAGATTTAGAAACATAGGTGTGTTTCAATATTTCAATAAATGGAAAATAGTGAGATTGAAATGATACAAGCGAACCACGACATAACTTACAAAGTGGAAGAACCAATAACTGGTGATGCTGATCAAGAGCTTTGTGTTAATGTTgtgatgtttattaaaaatattttagaacaAGTGCCTCAAGTTAATCCAAAAATCTGCATCTATCGAATTTCCAAAGAGGTACGCGAGTTGAATGATAGAGCGTATGCTCCTCAATTCATTTCCATAGGCCCTTTTCATTATCACACTCGACAGGATTTGATAGCCAATGAATACTATAAGTATCAAGGTTTTAATAACTTTCTACGTCGTATAAGTATTAATAATGAGCAGATTGAATCAATGGAAGGAAGTCAGGTTAAAATTAATACAGTAAAGTTTCTTGTGGAAAAATGTCATGGGTTAATGAAAGAAGCTTGGAATTGCTACGCAGATCAAATAAATATGATGGAGGAAGAGTTTGTTGGAATGATGCTTGTGGATGCTTGTTTCATAGTCGAGTTTCTTATACTGCTTCGTGGCCGTGTATCCAATATACAAAGAATAATATCAAAAATAGATTCTAAATTCTACCAAGGAGCACTATACGAAATACTTGGTGACTTGATAAAGTTGGAAAATCAagttcctttttttcttcttcaaagtCTATTTGACCTGATAACAAAGGATGATTTACCCTTGGTTGGGACTCATGAGAGAGCCTCCTTGATGGATCTTACATGCTTTGCTTTTAAGATTTTTGTTGTGGCGGGGTATCATCTTAATTATATGTATGATAAAACGACACCAAAGCACTTGGTTGATTTCTCTAGTATCTTTTTCATGTCGGCACCCACTTATGTTGAAGACAACCATAAATATGTGCACACTAAAGATCGGTGGTGCATTTCTCCATCCGTAACTACGCTCTGGGAGGCTGGTGTCACCATCAAACCAAGTTACGTAGAATCATGTTTGACGAGCATAAGCTTCGAAAACGGGGTTTTGAATATCCCACATATAAATATGGGAAAAACCTTCGAAATTATGATACGAAACCTTATAGCATTTGATCATTACCCTGCAGGAAATAAGAACATGTATGCAGTCGAATATGTGTCATTTCTACATGATTTGATGAAGGAAGAGCAAGATGTACATTTACTTGTGAAGGTTGGAGTCATAGTCAACAGTGTTGGTGGCGGTGATAAATACATTTTAGACTTCTTTAACAATCTCTCTAGATATAACATGGTCTCACCTTTTTCCCAATTTGGTGAAATCGCTGAAACTTTACATGTATATTGCAATAGACGGAGGAACAGGGCAAAACGTTATTGGAATAAGGCGAAAGTTACATTGAGACATGACTATTTCACTACACCATGGACTACTATCTCTGTCATTGCTGCAACTTTCCTCATTCTTCTCACCCTCCTTCAAACCATATTCTCTGCTATATCGGCATTTCCTGGCTAGCCTTCCCCCCCATATtctattttagatttttttcctCTCGTGTTTCTGTTATATCTAATTTTACTGAATGTTAATCTCCTTTGTTATTAAGATTGTATGGACATGCATGTGTAGGGCTTCTATATATCCCTAGCTTACACTTTTAGTTTACcttatatattttataacttGTCTTACTACTGTTGTTGAATGATAAACCAATATACATGTGTTTAAGTATTGctcatataattaatatcaaaCTTATTATCTTTCACTCATCAATTTAAGTTTTTTAGTCTATGCATTCATGATATGATACATGACAGAAAAGATCCAAGATTATATATGTTCAAACCAATTGGTGATTTAATTAACAGCTACATTATGATTTTCTCCAAGTTTTTTTTCCCAGTTTTTTTGTGGTTCTTTTACATGTATGTTATTATATATGTATGTTTGGGCTCCTTTTACCTTGTTAACATTAACCTACTATTTAACAATGTTTTTCCAATATATATACTGTCATATACATCTTTCCAACTTTTTTCAGTTGAGTGAGTTCTTTGgttgaaaaattaattatgtaTTGTTAATATAAATTAGGGAAAGTTGCAAAAATAGGGAAATTGtatattgttattaaaaattgtaaatttaactatgattttccaaaatttacaaacataaccacgaaaaaaaaaaactattggtttttcttttacattatTCCTACTTTACTCGTCTCTTTGGTGTATATCTACGTTTGTATGAACAATATCCCAGAGATACTTTACTTTATGTTTGCTGTATCAATTAAATGATAtactttatatttgatataaaatATCGATTGATTGATGTACGAAAGATAAAGTATATTAGTCGATTGATACATCACGTATAAAGTATACCAAGTATACTGAACGATACCCAAATGAGAGTAAAAttggaataataaaaaaaaaaaagaaggaaagtcatattttaatattttgttgtatttacAATTTTAGAAGATCAGTGCTAAATTTACAAATATCTTTACATATTTTCTTGCTATCCCATACAATTTCCCCATTGTTTTAGATAtgataaaaatttcaaaatattttcatttatatttgttacagaaccaaatttgaaaaaaaaaaaaaaaactaaagcaaaattataaataggtattatcaatttattttaattattttaaaaatgaatttatattttaagaGAAACAAATAGATATGTCTTAATGATTAGTTTttaatataaaacaattttgttatgaattttattttatcatcaaTGGCCTCTTGACATCTTTAATATAAAatactagttttttttttttttttttttttttttttatatatatttaaagttgagtgggttcttcttcttttgatatattattactattaatccATAAATTATTTACTTAGAAATGATATGAATTATATTTAACTGAAATATAAAGCAAAATCATCAAAACCAAAACATTAGAAAATTAGGATATGAGCCCATGACATATGCCATTCAAAGAGGTGAGGTAcccatttttttccttttaatgtTAGCGTTAATATTATAGGTTAATAAATATAACTTTTTGATACGAATGTATTTAGTAAATTACATGAAATTTGTAATTCAAATCTCTTATTCTTAGTTGAAGTACTAAAACTCAAATCTGAACCAAACAAACTTTCTTTCGATATAGATACATCCAAGAAATTTGTAAGAAATTCACATTTGCTTTTAAAAATTTGTGGTTATCAATTAATGTTTGTTTTTAACATACATATAATTTGTATGAGTgacaaattaaaatttcattaaCTTTAGGTTGCCATGGCCCCTCTAACCtaattatatatttatggaGTGATCACTGTGTTTTACATTGTGGTTGTCCTTTGAGGGTGCTTTACATTGTGGTGTTTGGAAAGATAATATTGGTCTTTACATGATGTGATTAGAATAATATTGGTCTCCTTTTGAGGGTGTTTTACATGATTTGAATAGAATAATATTGGTCTCCTTTGAGGGTGCTTTACATGGTGGTTGTCCCACTCCCTATCTACAGAAAGATAGTTTTATGGATATATAATACTTTAAAATGAAGTGTTAACAATTATTGGTGTTTGGAAAGATAAAGTAATACCACAAGTTATggggtttttttatttttcttggaTAGTTTGACATTTGTGGACACGAACGAAAACTAAATTTGGGGATACGATGATGATGCAATGATTGTGCTAATTAGCTAGTTGTTGAAGTGTTTGTGTGCATATAGGGTGAAGATCGAGTGAACAAAAAGCCAAAACTCAAATATGTATTCTATTAGAGTAGTTCCCACTTTCACATGAATGTTCTAGCACTCCATTTTAGATTCTTCccacatttttttctttcttttctccctCATTTCATCACCGTTAACCATATTTATTAGGTGGACATCTACGTAATACCCTCATCTTCTCCGGAGCTTTGTTGAAATAAACAATAAAGCATAATgaatgacaaaagaaaaaaaaaaaaaaaaagaagaaaagaggtAGAGATCAGAAAAGCATAAGCCCTAGGAAGCACATACAGTAAGTAAGGTGTGGAAAATTTAAAGCAACTGTAGTCCAAAAACACTTTCTTGGGTCGGCTAGACCAACAACCTGTGAGTGAACATAAGTCTACCATTTCATAACTTCCATCAAATTTTGACACCAAAGtacttctttattttattttaaatttattctcTTTAATTCAGTCAACCtttcttttatgtatatatatgtgtgtgtatgtagattaaatattattgttatctTTTTGTActtttagctttttttttttgtttttttagttattGTACTCTAAAATCggtttatttttgtttatatactttcaacttttaatttattcattttAGTTTCACAAGTACGCTTTCAAACGTTGATTTTAGTGTATTAATTTATTCTTTGAAGTTGACTATTATGATctatattaattataaaatctTAAGATAGGACAAAGTTGTCATTAAATATATGCAAGGGAGAACTAGAAGTCCAAGTGTTTAATTTGCATATGACTTTGGACAAACATGCTTTAACTTAGATTAAAATTATTGGGAGACAAATATAATGACCAATAATTCAGGAGGATATTATTGTAgaattccaaaaacaaaaaatatatcactagaataataatttgttttagttttcaaaactacGTATGTGTGTAAAAGCACAAACAGTGTTTAGAAATAATTCTAAGGCTACATAGTccacttttttaaattttaagattaaaaagtatataaataatgtaaatatgAGAAACATGAATAACGGtagaaattttaaatatgaGTTATAGAATTTGCCGATTTTACAATGATATAAATAAGTTACCAAGATGATTTTTGCACGGTGTTTGTTTGAAAGATTTGGAAACTTGGGTGTGTTATCAATTTCAATAAATGGAAAATAGTGAGGTTGAAATGAAAGATGGAAACGACATATGTGATGATCACGAATTGGAGGAAATAATTAGTAAGATTGATCAAAAGGTTTGTGATAATATTGTGATATCCATTGACAAAATATTGGAAGGATCACCTCAAGTTAATCCAAAATGGAACACTATATATCAAGTTTCAAAAGAGCTACGCGAGATGAAGGATAAATCCTATATCCCTCAATTCATTTCCATCGGTCCTTTTCACCATCGCACTCGAAATGATTTGATAGCTAATGAATATTATAAGCTTCAaggttttattaattttctacGTCGTATAAGTATTAATAACAAGCGGATTGAATCATCGAAAGAGCTTGTGGAAAAATGTCATGGTTGGGTGAAAGAAGCTTGAAATTGTTATGCAGAACCAATAAAGATGGAGGAGGAGTTTGTTTTAATGATGCTTGTGGATGCTTGTTTCATACTCGAACTTTTTATACTACTAAATGATGAGTATGGTTGTGAGGATAAATTCTTTCAAATTCAAGACAATGTAGACTTTTCATTCTATCAAGGGATATTCTTTGAAACACTTATTGACTTGATAAAGTTGGAAAATCAAgtccctttttttcttcttcaaaatctTTTTGACTTGATACCAAAAGATGATGTCCCTATGTTATCCTCCACGAGAGATAACGAAGATGGCCCTATCTCCTTGATATATATTACAAACATGACTCTTAGGTGGTTCGGGTTCGTTCGTAAATATAAAATCAATGATTTGTATCATAAGCAACCAAAACACTTGCTTGATTTCTTAAGTTTTTACTTCTTCCCCTTGCCCCCTAATGATGATCATATGCAGAACAAGCAAAATGAGACAAAAAATAGTGATCAGAACAACAACAATTTGTTAAGGTTCTTTCGCACCCTCTTTCCAGCTTATTGGCAAAAGAAGAATGATGATTTCTTTGGTGTCTCGGTCTTGAGATGTTTTCCGAGTAAGAAGGCAACAACTCATGAGAAAAACAGTAAGCATTTCAGGTTGAGTCCTCCATCCATAACTGAACTATGCGAGGCTGGTGTCACCATCAAAGCAGCAAAAAACGAAGAATTATGTTTCATGAACATAAGCTTCAAAAATGAGATTTTGGAAATCCCATGTATAGATATTGACAGTACCCAAAGTCATGATACGAAATGTGATAGCATTTGATCATTACCCTGCAGGAAATGAGGAGATGTATGCAATTCAATATGTGTTATTTCTGGATGATTTGATAAACATGGAGGAGGACGCACATTTACTTGCAAAGGCTGGAGTAATAATCAACACTTTGGGTGACAGTGATAAAGACATCTGATATTTGTTTAACTGTCTCTCTAAATGTGTAATCATCCCAACTCGTTCCCACTTCGATGATATCAACAGAGCTTTACGTATGCATTGCAACGGAAGATGGAATAAGGCTAAAGCTTCTTTGAAACGTAACTACTTCAATACGCCATGGGCTGTTATCTCCTTCGTTGCAGCAACTTTTCTCATTGTTCTCACTCTCCTTCAAACCATATTCTCTGCTATATCTACATTTCCTAGCTAACTACTCAAACATCTcttgttatatatattgttaaaacaaaatataatttaGGGCTTCAATTTTATATGCTTTTTTCCTCTTTAATTTGGTTTATGTcgttatttattattattgaatattattCTCCTTTATTAACACGTATGTAGTTCTGGTCATATAAAGAATTTATCCTTTGTTTAAAGTGTGttgaaataatattaaattttctttcatattttattGAGTTGAAATCTTttatgtaattatttttttctctttcgaataaatattaatattacaACTACTACtaattattattagtattataaAACAATGCATCAAAGCTATAttaatttcatatttatatttggTTAACTATATATAATCAATTTCAAAAGATTTGATGTTTGCATGTTTGAATCTTCACAAGTATTATCTAAATAAATCTATAAACTTCGATTAGTTTTATAACCAAACTTGAATAATACTAATTAATCTGctaaatataaatttgaataaaaGAGAGAGATCAGCTCTACAAATCATACTAATTAAAATATGAACTCTAAAAATGTGGCTAATTAATACGTTGGACACATgtaaaaaagatattttataaTAAAGAAACTTGATatatgtaccaaattttaattGGACACAAACAGAAAAAAGAACATAGATGAGTGGATCAATGCACCCAAGCCATGCATTTTCCCTTTATTATAGTTTAATTATGGAAAAACCTTAGGCACATTTGGATTACATCCATGTTTTGTGCCTGTCCAAGTTGCATATTCACATAATCAATGAATTGGGTTAACAACTtttgagtaatattattattgtttgatCTCTATATGTTgatattgttattatattttatactt
This genomic window contains:
- the LOC127148703 gene encoding UPF0481 protein At3g47200-like codes for the protein MENSEIEMIQANHDITYKVEEPITGDADQELCVNVVMFIKNILEQVPQVNPKICIYRISKEVRELNDRAYAPQFISIGPFHYHTRQDLIANEYYKYQGFNNFLRRISINNEQIESMEGSQVKINTVKFLVEKCHGLMKEAWNCYADQINMMEEEFVGMMLVDACFIVEFLILLRGRVSNIQRIISKIDSKFYQGALYEILGDLIKLENQVPFFLLQSLFDLITKDDLPLVGTHERASLMDLTCFAFKIFVVAGYHLNYMYDKTTPKHLVDFSSIFFMSAPTYVEDNHKYVHTKDRWCISPSVTTLWEAGVTIKPSYVESCLTSISFENGVLNIPHINMGKTFEIMIRNLIAFDHYPAGNKNMYAVEYVSFLHDLMKEEQDVHLLVKVGVIVNSVGGGDKYILDFFNNLSRYNMVSPFSQFGEIAETLHVYCNRRRNRAKRYWNKAKVTLRHDYFTTPWTTISVIAATFLILLTLLQTIFSAISAFPG